From a single Streptomyces sp. 1331.2 genomic region:
- a CDS encoding helix-turn-helix transcriptional regulator, with translation MAVQSAIKTRGELQVFLHRCRERAGVSQEDVAKQLHLSPRGYWNLEQGRIRNPSAAVLDELARLLELSPDERWRLYMLTVRHDPPPLDGATLDEQSTWADLLSMQACPAVIIDQAWQVVSANGAYQSIFHAAAPDRHGRENLLRQVLLAPRLRDTLLGDWDEAWATPLLNDLRTACEVYPDAEWPKALVRNVALDPRVHRLWTQLSTRPLIRPVPARPFRHRVWGPRVTVVETVPRYLAGYKILSFVPTDRHR, from the coding sequence ATGGCGGTGCAGTCGGCGATCAAGACGCGCGGCGAGCTGCAAGTTTTTCTCCACCGATGTCGCGAGCGCGCCGGCGTCTCCCAGGAGGACGTCGCCAAGCAACTGCATCTGTCCCCGCGTGGCTACTGGAACCTTGAGCAAGGCCGTATCCGCAACCCGAGCGCCGCGGTGCTCGACGAGCTCGCACGTCTGCTGGAGCTGAGCCCTGACGAGCGTTGGAGGCTGTACATGCTCACCGTCCGCCACGATCCGCCGCCGCTGGACGGCGCGACCCTCGACGAGCAGTCCACCTGGGCGGACCTGCTGTCGATGCAAGCCTGCCCTGCGGTGATCATCGACCAGGCCTGGCAGGTCGTGTCCGCCAACGGCGCCTACCAGAGCATCTTTCACGCGGCCGCTCCGGACCGACACGGCCGGGAGAATCTCCTGCGGCAGGTGCTCCTGGCGCCCCGGCTTCGTGACACCCTGCTCGGCGACTGGGACGAGGCGTGGGCCACTCCGCTGTTGAACGATCTGAGGACGGCCTGCGAGGTGTACCCAGACGCTGAGTGGCCGAAGGCGTTGGTGCGGAACGTCGCCCTCGACCCGCGCGTGCACAGGCTGTGGACGCAACTGTCGACTCGTCCTCTGATTCGCCCGGTGCCCGCTCGCCCGTTCCGGCATCGGGTGTGGGGTCCGCGCGTCACGGTGGTCGAGACCGTCCCCCGGTACCTGGCCGGCTACAAGATCCTGTCCTTCGTGCCGACTGATCGCCATCGTTGA
- a CDS encoding TetR/AcrR family transcriptional regulator: protein MTLDRVAEAAFRLIERDGLEALTMRKVADELGIQAASLYWHVQDKHDLVDLLADALFADFDLEALPDAESGDWKANLTEFGHAFRRYLLSRRDAAQILVNRFVLGPHMLSNLERLLGWLRGSDLGDRESSYALITCLVYIHGFVLWETTPMSGAVARGEAPREYLDEVREELEELSPEEFPHTVALAEQLTGPSNDARFEFGLSCLLDGLAAQAAGGAGA, encoded by the coding sequence GTGACCCTGGACCGGGTCGCCGAGGCAGCCTTCCGGCTCATCGAACGGGACGGGCTGGAAGCCCTCACCATGCGGAAGGTTGCCGACGAGCTCGGCATCCAGGCCGCCTCCCTCTACTGGCACGTCCAGGACAAGCACGACCTCGTCGACCTGCTCGCCGACGCCCTCTTCGCAGACTTCGACCTGGAGGCACTGCCAGACGCGGAGTCCGGCGACTGGAAGGCCAACCTGACAGAGTTCGGCCACGCGTTCCGCCGATACCTGCTGAGCAGACGGGATGCCGCGCAGATCCTCGTCAACCGCTTCGTGCTCGGGCCTCACATGCTCAGTAACCTGGAGCGGCTGCTCGGCTGGCTGCGAGGCTCCGACCTCGGCGACCGGGAAAGCTCGTACGCGCTGATCACGTGCCTGGTCTACATCCACGGCTTCGTGCTGTGGGAGACCACGCCCATGTCCGGCGCGGTCGCCCGCGGTGAGGCCCCTAGGGAGTATCTCGACGAAGTGCGGGAGGAACTGGAGGAGTTGTCGCCGGAGGAGTTCCCCCACACCGTCGCGCTCGCGGAACAGCTCACCGGGCCGAGCAACGACGCCCGCTTCGAGTTCGGCCTGTCGTGCCTGCTGGACGGTCTCGCTGCGCAGGCGGCAGGCGGGGCCGGCGCATGA
- a CDS encoding LLM class flavin-dependent oxidoreductase has translation MKYGISLLPDCRPHLRSAAQYYADVLRASRLADQLGFEYVKMTEHYLKDYGGYCPSPLAFLTAVAAQTSRIRLMTGGIQASFHHPIQLAADTSQLDAISGGRLDVGFARAWLPYEFEAFGIDLDESRARFTETIEAVVRLWTEDKTSEDTPFFRYTDATSLPPVTQTPHPPVWVAAVRSRESFAWIGEKGFSLLIASPPREEELPRMREMVEVYRETFEEEHGASGRKPRVALSVPLHVAETDDEAYTAGAPFLREYLQVWGEAADSWAGVTSSAYPGYSAAGKTFLNTSEADLRSTATGVLGSPGTVVEKIHALRDALSLDTMLWQIDFGGQNAESMERNLRLFAQEVWPKVR, from the coding sequence ATGAAGTACGGGATATCTCTCCTGCCCGACTGCCGGCCGCATCTTCGCTCCGCGGCCCAGTACTACGCCGACGTGCTGCGAGCGTCTCGGCTGGCTGACCAGCTCGGCTTCGAGTACGTGAAGATGACCGAGCACTATCTCAAGGACTACGGCGGCTACTGTCCGAGCCCGCTCGCGTTCCTGACTGCGGTCGCGGCCCAGACCAGCAGGATCAGGCTGATGACCGGCGGCATCCAGGCCTCGTTCCACCACCCCATCCAGCTCGCGGCGGACACCTCCCAGCTGGATGCGATCAGCGGCGGCCGTTTGGACGTGGGCTTCGCGAGGGCCTGGCTGCCGTACGAGTTCGAAGCATTCGGCATCGACCTGGACGAAAGCCGCGCGAGGTTCACCGAGACGATCGAGGCCGTGGTGCGGCTGTGGACCGAGGACAAGACCTCCGAGGACACGCCGTTCTTCCGCTACACGGATGCCACCTCCCTGCCGCCGGTGACCCAGACACCGCACCCGCCCGTGTGGGTGGCGGCTGTCCGGTCCAGGGAGAGCTTCGCCTGGATCGGCGAGAAGGGCTTCTCACTGCTGATCGCCTCCCCGCCCCGAGAGGAGGAACTCCCGCGTATGCGGGAGATGGTGGAGGTCTACCGCGAGACCTTCGAGGAGGAGCACGGCGCATCGGGGCGCAAACCGCGGGTCGCCCTCAGCGTCCCGCTCCACGTGGCGGAGACGGACGACGAGGCGTACACGGCCGGGGCGCCGTTCCTGCGGGAGTACCTGCAGGTCTGGGGAGAGGCGGCCGACTCCTGGGCCGGCGTCACCTCCTCCGCCTACCCGGGCTACTCCGCGGCCGGGAAGACCTTTCTGAACACGTCGGAGGCCGACCTGCGCTCCACGGCGACCGGCGTGCTCGGATCCCCGGGCACCGTCGTCGAGAAGATCCATGCACTGCGCGATGCCCTGTCGCTGGACACGATGCTCTGGCAGATCGACTTCGGCGGGCAGAACGCGGAGTCCATGGAGCGCAACCTTCGGCTCTTCGCGCAGGAGGTCTGGCCCAAGGTCCGCTGA
- a CDS encoding CPBP family glutamic-type intramembrane protease codes for MSTLLEPLLRGAVALAVLGVGGRYGVRALNVRLVAVVGGEVISQVATWCVVLGLLLPLWWPARTGIGSGASTIVLVPLGAAVGAGELAVAGLLSTMVASAVRRESVGSHNWMAVLHSTAVRPYRRLAQRLPWPAAAGVFLLVGLAQELLLRGAVFGLARGGGAGLAVALSACCSLLAAVLPVRDRDGRYLAGVVGVVTGVVHGLLYAHTHSLIPLAVAQGTFLALAVL; via the coding sequence ATGAGCACGCTGCTGGAACCGCTGCTGCGCGGTGCCGTCGCACTCGCCGTCCTCGGCGTGGGAGGTCGCTACGGCGTCCGGGCGCTGAACGTACGGCTGGTTGCGGTGGTCGGCGGTGAGGTCATTTCGCAGGTGGCGACCTGGTGCGTGGTCCTTGGGCTCCTTCTGCCGCTGTGGTGGCCGGCCAGGACAGGGATCGGCTCCGGCGCGAGCACCATCGTGCTCGTGCCCTTGGGCGCGGCCGTCGGCGCAGGGGAGCTGGCAGTCGCGGGGCTGCTGTCGACCATGGTGGCGAGCGCCGTGCGCCGCGAATCGGTGGGAAGCCACAACTGGATGGCGGTGCTGCACAGCACAGCTGTCCGGCCCTACCGCCGACTGGCACAGAGACTGCCCTGGCCGGCAGCGGCCGGAGTGTTTCTGCTGGTCGGGCTCGCCCAGGAACTACTCCTGCGGGGAGCCGTCTTCGGTTTGGCCAGGGGCGGCGGCGCCGGTCTGGCGGTCGCGCTGTCGGCGTGCTGCTCGCTGCTTGCCGCTGTACTGCCCGTGCGCGACAGGGACGGACGGTACCTCGCCGGCGTCGTGGGCGTGGTAACCGGCGTGGTCCATGGCCTCCTCTATGCACACACGCACAGTCTGATCCCCCTCGCCGTGGCACAGGGCACTTTCCTCGCCCTGGCTGTCCTGTAA
- a CDS encoding CPBP family intramembrane glutamic endopeptidase, translating into MRAYLLAVLVLWGLAPMVLASHVHGRWIETRSRNLPTLPVYFVLMTGLTGLALAVLGPGMLWEGRWPCLAAAAPGGIVLAEITWRADRYLVRKLGRRPGRPAPNTARVVRHTRPVGIAARGARPATAAQRSMPANRWGTTERQREIHVGLPWLVAGAVLEEAWYRGALGHLALSGIPLPVGVLLFVGATAAFALSHLPFGWRQAAAKLPLSVLALAATLTTGTVLTAVIGHTLFNIRVWRLYQRTTAARAKAATG; encoded by the coding sequence ATGCGCGCCTACCTCCTCGCCGTCCTGGTGCTGTGGGGACTCGCGCCGATGGTCCTGGCTTCCCACGTCCACGGCCGGTGGATCGAGACCAGGTCCCGCAACCTGCCGACGCTCCCCGTCTACTTCGTCCTGATGACCGGGCTTACCGGGCTTGCCCTCGCGGTGCTCGGGCCGGGCATGCTCTGGGAAGGCCGATGGCCCTGCCTGGCCGCTGCCGCGCCGGGCGGAATCGTGCTCGCCGAGATCACCTGGCGAGCCGACCGGTACCTGGTCAGGAAGCTCGGCAGGCGGCCGGGACGGCCGGCGCCGAACACCGCCCGGGTCGTGCGGCACACGCGCCCGGTGGGGATCGCGGCCCGAGGGGCGCGCCCGGCGACGGCTGCGCAGCGGTCAATGCCCGCGAACCGGTGGGGCACGACGGAACGGCAGCGTGAGATCCACGTCGGCCTGCCTTGGCTCGTGGCCGGTGCTGTGCTGGAAGAGGCCTGGTACCGCGGGGCGCTCGGGCACCTCGCACTGTCCGGGATCCCGCTCCCGGTCGGGGTGCTGCTGTTCGTCGGCGCGACGGCCGCGTTCGCTCTCTCGCACCTGCCGTTCGGCTGGCGGCAGGCCGCAGCCAAGCTTCCTCTGTCTGTACTCGCCCTCGCGGCAACGCTGACCACCGGAACCGTGCTCACCGCCGTCATCGGCCACACGCTGTTCAACATCCGCGTCTGGCGCCTGTACCAGCGCACCACGGCCGCCCGCGCGAAGGCGGCCACCGGATGA
- a CDS encoding YcaO-like family protein translates to MSEATTLAPRVFRDEDERAWSLQARMHNRLCGLITSMGGFNRHLRAPRLFVEGAELTGVHLWQDRSAPKPGSYHIGGYGFVPFESRIRVLGETLERYAGHAVVAEGRLPVTIASHTEMVRRGEPVLEAEAFAFFERTQLSRKDFLYQAFDPAAPMGWIRVPSLTDDTEAMVPAQQFLLGYLPAAEEPWLVSAVTTGTAAHTSPTAALSGALHELVQIDTAVGHWHGTMTSVLIEPDHRLGALQAFINRHYQGTVAPEFHYLPNPDLPGFTVACLLRSRAGVVPAVSVGLGSGSSLQRAVYRSLLETVGVQALANWSFFQAQLDAADGKLAAGEERLDTMFDLESNVGYYASPEGAQKVEERFARSVRLPANDLPADDARSSREIVREVVDAFRRTGKRLYWNDLTSPDIRDLGFTVMRVWSPDTLSLPLPSAPPAAHRRFAGYGGFVNPLPHPYP, encoded by the coding sequence ATGAGTGAGGCAACCACCCTGGCACCGCGTGTCTTCCGCGACGAGGACGAGCGGGCGTGGTCCCTACAGGCCCGGATGCACAACCGGCTGTGTGGCCTGATCACCTCCATGGGCGGCTTCAACCGTCACCTGCGCGCCCCACGACTGTTCGTGGAGGGCGCCGAGTTGACCGGTGTACACCTGTGGCAGGACCGGTCCGCCCCCAAGCCCGGCTCGTACCACATCGGCGGGTACGGATTCGTCCCCTTCGAAAGCCGCATCCGGGTGCTCGGCGAGACCCTCGAACGCTACGCCGGCCATGCGGTGGTCGCCGAGGGCCGCCTGCCCGTCACCATCGCCAGCCACACCGAGATGGTCCGGCGAGGCGAGCCGGTGCTGGAGGCCGAGGCGTTCGCGTTCTTCGAGCGCACGCAGCTGTCCAGGAAGGACTTCCTCTACCAGGCCTTCGACCCGGCGGCCCCGATGGGCTGGATCCGCGTACCGTCGCTGACCGACGACACCGAGGCCATGGTACCGGCCCAGCAGTTCCTGCTCGGCTACCTCCCCGCCGCCGAGGAGCCCTGGCTGGTGTCCGCGGTCACCACCGGCACGGCCGCGCACACCTCTCCCACAGCCGCGCTCAGCGGGGCGCTGCACGAACTCGTCCAGATCGACACGGCCGTCGGGCACTGGCACGGGACGATGACGAGCGTGCTTATCGAACCGGACCACCGGCTCGGAGCTCTTCAGGCCTTCATCAACCGGCACTACCAAGGCACGGTCGCCCCCGAGTTCCACTACCTGCCGAACCCTGATCTTCCCGGTTTCACGGTGGCCTGCCTGCTGCGCTCGCGGGCAGGTGTGGTCCCGGCGGTGAGCGTCGGCCTGGGCAGCGGCAGCAGCCTCCAGAGGGCCGTCTACCGCTCGCTCCTGGAGACCGTGGGCGTCCAGGCGCTGGCGAACTGGTCCTTCTTCCAAGCGCAGTTGGATGCTGCCGACGGCAAGCTGGCGGCCGGTGAAGAGCGACTGGACACCATGTTCGACCTGGAGTCCAACGTCGGCTACTACGCGAGCCCCGAAGGGGCACAGAAGGTGGAGGAGCGGTTCGCCCGCAGCGTTCGCCTGCCCGCGAACGACCTTCCGGCGGACGACGCACGGTCCTCTCGCGAGATCGTGCGGGAGGTCGTGGACGCCTTCCGCCGCACCGGCAAGCGGCTGTACTGGAACGACCTGACCTCACCGGACATCCGCGACCTGGGCTTCACCGTGATGCGGGTATGGTCCCCGGACACCTTGAGCCTGCCGCTGCCCAGCGCGCCTCCCGCCGCGCATCGCCGGTTCGCGGGCTATGGCGGCTTCGTCAATCCGCTTCCGCACCCGTACCCGTGA
- a CDS encoding TOMM precursor leader peptide-binding protein — MPEAEARLKRAMTVIGHSPDVVELRVGVWNPKSFTITDESGKGKLFGLVAGLDGTTSHRDLARAHGVSRSTVEAVVDHLRTLDAIEWGSTNALDAYLDHVNALRVDDGARQQTDRAVLIGDPVLTDGIAGLLGDAQVAKIERIGPEDALARDLAATDPAMLHDGLRLAELAERFAQLRGAYVVWAQQTVNPVQSQVFNRIALELGVPWTHAAIDGPFLFVGPTIVPESSPCYECFETRVTMNLRESASYLKYKTALAEGQVVPGTPPMLAALRTTLAGHTALEAVNFLKTGSTFTIGKTLGIYLPTMEIAHHEFLRLPGCRACGSLRGRDDSSLYFDARAWINE, encoded by the coding sequence ATGCCCGAAGCGGAGGCGCGTCTCAAGCGCGCGATGACAGTGATCGGCCACAGCCCTGATGTCGTGGAGCTGCGGGTCGGAGTATGGAACCCGAAGTCGTTCACGATCACGGACGAGTCCGGCAAAGGAAAGCTGTTCGGCCTCGTCGCCGGCCTCGACGGCACCACCAGCCACCGCGATCTCGCCCGCGCCCACGGGGTCTCACGGTCCACCGTCGAGGCCGTCGTCGATCACCTGCGCACGCTCGACGCCATCGAGTGGGGCTCCACGAACGCGCTCGACGCCTACCTCGATCACGTCAACGCCCTCCGGGTCGACGACGGGGCCCGCCAGCAGACCGACCGCGCCGTGCTGATCGGCGACCCCGTGCTCACCGACGGGATCGCCGGGCTGCTCGGGGACGCCCAGGTCGCCAAGATCGAACGGATCGGACCCGAGGACGCCCTGGCCCGCGACCTCGCCGCCACGGACCCGGCGATGCTGCACGACGGCCTGCGCCTGGCCGAACTGGCCGAGCGGTTCGCGCAGTTGCGTGGCGCCTACGTTGTATGGGCGCAGCAGACGGTCAACCCCGTCCAGTCCCAGGTGTTCAACCGGATCGCTCTGGAACTCGGCGTGCCGTGGACGCACGCGGCCATCGACGGCCCGTTCCTCTTCGTCGGCCCGACGATCGTGCCGGAGAGCTCCCCCTGCTACGAGTGCTTCGAGACCCGGGTCACCATGAACCTGCGGGAGAGCGCGAGCTACCTGAAGTACAAGACCGCGCTGGCCGAGGGACAGGTGGTCCCGGGCACGCCGCCGATGCTCGCCGCTTTGCGGACGACGCTCGCCGGGCACACCGCGCTGGAGGCGGTCAACTTCCTCAAGACCGGCAGCACCTTCACGATCGGCAAGACCCTGGGGATCTACCTGCCCACCATGGAGATCGCCCACCACGAGTTCCTCCGGCTGCCAGGCTGCCGGGCGTGCGGCTCCCTGCGCGGGCGCGACGACTCCAGTCTGTACTTCGACGCCAGGGCGTGGATCAATGAGTGA
- a CDS encoding SagB/ThcOx family dehydrogenase, with protein MRDSLITTETREVSPGVRSVGLRTHPLRFDNLSSANVLPRTAEEFLIASRNVRHDRETQLSVAHYFSDPVTIALAQASKKPGDGSERIALPEAQPPAADLADAIATRRSARQFARGPLSLEQVATLLRYGNSETAEVLAPLDGGGEAVLRLRTAPSAGGLYPVELWVAALDVTGLARGVYRYLPHEDALELWAGADTLQPLLDSCVDLGPGGLTASGSAVLLFVGSPWRSMRKYGPRGMRFLLHETGAISQNVHLTATALEVGSLDYSGYFDDETHRALGVDGVFRAVVHLVLLGAVAQ; from the coding sequence GTGCGCGATTCCCTGATAACGACGGAAACCCGCGAGGTCAGCCCCGGCGTCCGTTCTGTCGGACTGCGAACGCACCCGCTTCGCTTCGACAACCTGTCGAGTGCGAATGTGCTCCCGCGTACCGCCGAGGAATTCCTCATAGCCAGCAGGAATGTTCGGCACGACCGGGAAACGCAGCTCTCCGTCGCCCACTATTTCTCCGATCCCGTCACCATCGCACTGGCCCAGGCCTCCAAGAAACCTGGGGATGGCTCGGAACGCATCGCCCTGCCCGAAGCACAGCCACCGGCGGCGGACCTGGCGGACGCGATCGCAACCAGGCGCAGCGCCCGGCAGTTCGCGAGGGGACCGCTCTCACTGGAACAGGTCGCGACCCTGCTGCGCTACGGCAACTCCGAGACAGCGGAGGTCCTCGCACCGCTCGACGGCGGCGGCGAGGCAGTGCTGCGTCTACGGACCGCTCCGAGCGCCGGCGGCCTGTATCCGGTGGAACTGTGGGTCGCGGCCCTGGATGTCACCGGTCTTGCGCGCGGTGTCTACCGCTATCTTCCCCACGAGGACGCACTGGAGTTGTGGGCCGGCGCGGACACCCTGCAGCCGCTGCTCGACTCGTGCGTCGACCTGGGCCCCGGCGGGCTGACTGCCTCCGGCTCGGCGGTTCTTCTCTTCGTGGGGAGCCCCTGGCGCTCGATGCGGAAGTACGGTCCGCGCGGCATGCGCTTCCTGCTGCACGAGACCGGGGCGATCTCCCAGAACGTTCACCTCACGGCCACCGCGCTCGAAGTCGGCAGCCTGGACTACTCCGGCTACTTCGACGACGAGACCCACCGGGCACTGGGCGTCGACGGCGTGTTCCGAGCCGTCGTCCACCTCGTGCTCCTCGGCGCCGTCGCCCAGTAG
- a CDS encoding cytochrome P450 family protein has product MASPVPVLPQPFRREFAAAPYVAYRRLIEAGPIHQLEVAPGLLAWAVCGYEEARALLIDRRLSIEPASTTSEVRGVLLSLATEEKQSLYGRHLLATDPPDHTRMRKVMSAALTVRRLRSLETRVQEITDALLNDLADRERADLLTDFALPLTILVLVELIGLPTDGAVLFRDLGLQVLRGDAEHDGVFLHVIQSLAAYLGDLMADPQAVSPDGLMALLLAAERRMEISTDELNSLLFQLFFAGHESTGYFIANAIATLLQHPTELARLRQDPELIDGALEELLRFEGSVKSATWRFPTEPIEVAGVLIPAGDPVLVLFGAANRDPRQFDHPDRLDLGRTSTGHLSFGHGAHHCLGHALGRMEAKIAVLSLFSRFPDVQLDGPYEELPWRHNMVMRGMSRLPVVLSR; this is encoded by the coding sequence ATGGCCTCGCCCGTCCCTGTGCTACCGCAACCGTTCCGGAGGGAGTTCGCCGCAGCGCCGTACGTCGCGTACCGCCGCCTGATCGAGGCCGGGCCGATCCACCAACTGGAGGTCGCTCCTGGCCTTTTGGCCTGGGCAGTCTGCGGCTACGAGGAGGCTCGCGCACTCCTGATCGACCGCAGGCTGAGCATCGAACCAGCCTCCACCACCTCGGAAGTCCGCGGGGTGCTGCTGTCCCTGGCCACGGAGGAGAAGCAGTCGCTGTACGGCCGCCATCTGCTGGCGACCGACCCGCCGGACCACACTCGCATGCGCAAGGTCATGTCGGCCGCTCTGACGGTTCGTCGGCTGCGATCGCTGGAGACCCGCGTCCAGGAGATCACCGACGCGCTACTCAACGATCTCGCCGACCGTGAGCGCGCCGACCTCCTCACCGACTTCGCTCTCCCGCTGACGATCCTGGTCCTGGTCGAGCTCATCGGCCTTCCCACCGACGGGGCCGTCCTGTTCCGCGATCTCGGGCTGCAGGTCCTGCGCGGCGACGCGGAGCACGACGGCGTCTTCCTCCACGTCATCCAGTCGCTCGCGGCGTACCTCGGCGACCTCATGGCCGATCCGCAGGCTGTCTCCCCCGATGGGCTCATGGCGCTGCTGCTCGCCGCGGAGAGGCGCATGGAGATCTCGACCGACGAGCTCAACTCCCTGCTCTTCCAGCTCTTCTTCGCCGGCCACGAGAGCACCGGCTACTTCATCGCCAACGCGATCGCCACCCTCCTGCAGCACCCCACCGAGCTGGCCCGGCTGCGGCAGGACCCTGAGCTGATCGACGGCGCGCTCGAGGAACTACTGCGGTTCGAAGGCTCGGTCAAGTCCGCCACCTGGCGCTTCCCCACCGAACCGATCGAGGTTGCAGGCGTCCTCATCCCGGCCGGAGATCCCGTGCTCGTACTCTTCGGCGCGGCGAACCGCGACCCGCGACAGTTCGACCACCCGGACCGGCTTGACCTCGGCCGCACCTCCACCGGGCACCTGTCCTTCGGCCACGGCGCGCACCACTGCCTGGGTCACGCCCTCGGGCGGATGGAAGCGAAGATCGCCGTACTCTCACTCTTCTCCCGCTTCCCGGACGTGCAGTTGGACGGCCCGTACGAGGAACTCCCCTGGCGGCACAACATGGTGATGCGAGGCATGAGCCGGCTCCCGGTCGTGCTCTCCCGCTGA
- a CDS encoding methyltransferase: MPAHQDTNPATPADLLFPAWMPPHLRLMQLIAAKWITQPLLALTHLGVADLLQAGPRTVEDLAQDCGVLTDPLRRCLRAAAGVGVFAETEDGCFTLTPMAHHLSSGVDLSLRDLTLLLGSEPTTRSFAGILDVLKTGRPSFQTANGTAFFDYLDRSPELGTIYQGAWAPLTAGVGLALLKAVDFAQFDTVADLGGGNGTLLRAILDAHPSLKGVLMDRPKVLEEAHPGLTQGQLSQRVELFAGALPRDIPTQADAYLIKNTLHCFDETVAAETLLSIRAAIGDRKDARLFLIESVITPGNEYDWGRFVDIEVMVNCGGRVHTLPEWEKLLDTYGFVLDDAKDLLPPQWLLTARPK, encoded by the coding sequence GTGCCCGCACACCAGGACACCAACCCGGCTACCCCGGCCGACCTGCTCTTCCCCGCCTGGATGCCCCCGCATCTACGCCTGATGCAACTCATCGCAGCCAAGTGGATCACCCAGCCACTGCTCGCCCTGACCCATCTCGGAGTGGCAGACCTACTCCAGGCCGGCCCCCGCACGGTCGAGGACCTCGCGCAGGATTGCGGCGTCCTGACGGATCCGCTCCGGCGTTGCCTGCGCGCCGCAGCCGGCGTCGGCGTCTTCGCGGAAACGGAGGACGGCTGCTTCACCCTCACCCCCATGGCACACCACCTGAGCAGCGGCGTCGACCTCAGCCTGCGCGACCTCACCCTGCTGCTCGGATCGGAGCCCACCACCCGATCGTTCGCCGGCATCCTGGACGTGCTCAAGACGGGCCGGCCCAGCTTCCAGACCGCCAACGGTACGGCGTTCTTCGACTACCTCGACCGATCACCCGAGCTGGGCACCATCTACCAGGGGGCCTGGGCGCCGCTCACCGCGGGGGTGGGGCTAGCTCTGCTCAAGGCCGTCGACTTCGCCCAGTTCGACACCGTGGCAGACCTCGGCGGCGGCAACGGCACCCTCCTCCGAGCGATCCTCGACGCCCACCCGTCGCTGAAGGGCGTCCTCATGGACCGCCCGAAGGTGCTGGAAGAGGCCCATCCCGGCCTGACGCAGGGCCAGCTGTCCCAGCGGGTCGAGCTCTTCGCCGGAGCACTACCTCGGGACATCCCGACCCAGGCGGACGCCTACCTGATCAAGAACACCCTGCACTGCTTCGACGAAACGGTGGCCGCCGAGACCCTGCTGAGCATCCGCGCAGCCATCGGCGACCGGAAGGACGCCCGGCTCTTCCTCATCGAGTCCGTGATCACCCCGGGCAACGAGTACGACTGGGGACGCTTCGTCGACATCGAGGTCATGGTGAACTGCGGAGGGCGCGTACACACGCTGCCCGAGTGGGAGAAGCTCCTCGACACTTACGGCTTCGTGCTCGACGACGCCAAGGACCTTCTACCGCCTCAGTGGCTACTCACCGCCCGTCCGAAGTGA
- a CDS encoding DUF5994 family protein — translation MRLALTPEGATPGQLDGARRPRSHDLLHELPPLAAALAPHGGRSHLSP, via the coding sequence GTGCGCCTCGCACTGACACCGGAAGGAGCCACCCCGGGACAACTGGACGGCGCCCGGCGGCCCCGCTCGCACGACCTCCTGCACGAACTCCCCCCGCTGGCGGCAGCACTGGCCCCACATGGGGGAAGATCACACCTGTCACCGTGA
- a CDS encoding DUF5994 family protein: protein MSDETGAVFPGLLPDRFRQAAKPGTVLLRLETTQSREGVLDGAWWPRSRDVGAELPGLVRALTEHSGPRRASAWTRKPGTTSRPAWSSTAGRCTSTGIRVGDDTVIVTRGDRDHFSLLAVPPQASLEAALAAMARAGAGTGRRSTTSTPASPTMSMNIFRRHNAVSSASSDRSARMRVVEAVARALNTSLTAPAGTSPAPSPPWQATSSRPSPRRPSPRLRAAVRPRRPHHRGLTRTGQWPSPVPCGSSPNGQHRAFAAAATPGSGST from the coding sequence ATGTCGGACGAAACCGGTGCCGTGTTCCCGGGACTTCTGCCGGACCGGTTCCGGCAGGCCGCGAAGCCGGGGACCGTCCTGCTGCGTCTGGAGACCACACAGTCGCGCGAGGGTGTGCTCGACGGCGCATGGTGGCCGCGGTCACGGGACGTCGGCGCCGAACTCCCCGGTTTGGTAAGGGCGTTGACTGAACACTCCGGCCCGCGGCGAGCGTCGGCCTGGACGCGGAAGCCTGGGACGACGTCCCGGCCCGCCTGGTCGTCGACGGCCGGTCGGTGCACATCGACCGGTATCCGGGTCGGCGACGACACCGTGATCGTCACGCGGGGCGACCGCGATCACTTCAGCCTGCTCGCCGTCCCCCCGCAGGCGAGCCTGGAGGCGGCCCTGGCCGCGATGGCCCGCGCGGGTGCCGGAACCGGACGGCGGAGCACGACCAGTACGCCGGCCAGTCCGACGATGTCGATGAATATCTTCCGCCGCCACAACGCCGTCTCCAGCGCGTCCAGTGACAGGTCGGCGCGCATGCGGGTCGTCGAAGCCGTCGCCCGAGCCCTGAACACCAGCCTCACGGCGCCCGCGGGGACGTCTCCTGCGCCCTCGCCGCCCTGGCAGGCGACCAGCTCACGACCGTCTCCTCGCCGACCTTCCCCACGGCTACGCGCCGCTGTTCGGCCGCGCCGACCTCACCACCGCGGCTTGACCCGGACCGGGCAATGGCCGTCACCGGTACCGTGCGGAAGCTCGCCCAACGGGCAGCACCGCGCATTCGCAGCGGCCGCCACGCCAGGTTCAGGGTCGACCTGA